The region CTGGCCTGATCACATTGATACTCAGATAGTACTACCTGTCATCTCCTTAATATCGACAACTTGGAGTAACAAGCTCAGAAGGCTCTGCTGCAAATCAAGTTGAGCTTTTCACACTTGTACAGCGTAGCTAGTGAATTATGAGCAGTCACCGCCAAATGAGCAGCCTTAAAATCACACAAGAGTGAAATTTGAAGCCGAAAGGTAGGATGTAACTATGCTTGGTGATTGTAAGCTGTACTGACAAGTTAGTACAGCAATGACTAGCGAAGTACTAGTAGTTGATGAATCAATTCACGACCCAAAACGTGTAGTACTACGTACTATACCAAAATGAGGCATTGGGATGCACAGTACGTAAAGCGTCGCCGTCGCCCAATTAATTTGCCCAGTTGTCTTGACGAAACAGGCGCGCATTCTATACGCCGAAACGCAGACGATCTTCTTGGATCATTCTTAATGCTTGTAGTTTCATCCTTTGTTGCGACACGAGTAGCTAAGCGGCGCACGAAAGGTAATGCCAATCTGGGATTTGATCAAGTCGACAGCCAAATCTTGTTTTGGCTTGCAGTCGAAGGAGAGCCGTGATCCATGTGTGGACGAGTATATTAGAGCTGCCAAACAAACTTAAAGCAATGCATAAACATTTTGCCCGTCTATCGCGACCAATACATATCGGATATTGATTCTGGTTTTGCGTGTACGGAGGGTTCAACGCGAATGCAGCCAAGGACCAGTCAAATTCGGGCGTTTGCTGAGACTTGAGAGCTGAGACCATGAATTCGTTGACCTGTCTGTCTCTTTGCAAGGCTCTCCGCAGGCTGCAGCTAGACGGACAAAAATCTTCAAGTGGATATGCTTGTCCAGCATAGTAAAGAAGAGTTTGTGCCATCGGTTAGGACAAGCCATCAGCTTTGATGCACACGTGCATTTGAGGATTTCAACACAGTATCATTGTTCAGTGTTGCGTGTCACCATGCATGAATGGATTAGTCCATTTCGCCTCGCGTTAGCATGGCTAATTTAGTTGGCACAAAGATGCGACGAAGCAGTTTAAAAGGTGTAATCTCCAAAAGGGTTTTGAAGTATATGCTTGTCTGCTCGGAAGTTATCCATCAGCCGCGTTACCAAAGTCAGACAGAAATTGAAGAATATATAAATGATGAAACGTGATGTCAGTGGGAAGGTAGGCGCCTCGTCCCTGTTTACGTCTCCCACCTTCAAACTTTTGGCATGCATAATAACAACTCGAACGTGACATTGGCTGATATGCGTTTGATAAACACCCCAGGACTGAAAGCACGATACAATATGCTTCAGTATCAACCTATAATTTGACTAATGCATGAGCCAAAAAGGCCCGCCGTCTGGTTGGAGGCTGAAAGCAACGCGCCAGCGCCGTGAACCGTGCTTGAAAAGCGACTTGAGGCGTCTGCCTGTCTCTCGGAGCTAGGAAGAAAACAAAGGTCATGGTGGTAGAAACCTAAGCTTATGGCTCATGCCCTTGTCTTATGCTCGGGTAGTACTACGACGTACTGCCCGGACCGGACGTGTGGCATGGACTGACACGGCTGCCGTTTCACCGGAGGAATCCAGACGGGATTATTACGGACTCGTCGATGTGACGCGCTGGTCCTATAGCAAACGCAGGAACGGAGCCCTGTGTGAATGCAGCACTAGCAAGGGTGCATTGTTCCTCGCCTGCTGTACTCTTGTTTACAGCAACAAGCGAAGAAGCATATCCTTGTGTCAACGGAAGATGCAACGCACAAGACTTCTTTGCTAAGCTAACCTTGCGCGGGCCGGCAGGGAATTCTCGACCGTTGATTTGTGCCTTGATAGGAGAAAGGAATATCCAGCGGTGCGCGGCCAGGTTTGTTCCCTGCTCTTAAAAAAATATATTACCAGATTTTATTCctcactagcacatatgcccgtgcgttgcaacgggagaaaaaaaatacTAATCAGTTAGAATTGTATGTAGAAAACTTAAATGAAATTACTTTAGCAGTCATCTTGATTATTTGATTATTTGATTTTGGGCTACGGAGCTAAAACAATTGGTGAGTATAAAAATAGGTCCAAAATCTAGCATGCATTGTTGGAATTATATGGGGTAAAAACTCTAATCAGTGGTAGAAAAATTAAAAATAACAAACATGTGGGCTGATCAAGGCTCGGCAAATAATTGTTTCAGTGCAATCTAGAAACATGCTGCTAGAAAAAGATTACAGAGATAATCTGACCTTTGCCAATCCCCACACTTCATTATTAAGCTAGCTACAATTCACAGGTCACCTTGATCACAGCATGTTCAACATTAATTATCAGCTAAAGATAATGCTCTAAGAAAAGCTCATTTTATTTCCGTAATAATCACCTTTTGTTAAAATAGATTATTCCAAACTCCTTCAATCCTTATGGTTTGGTTATAATAATACGATAGAGGGCCACGTCAATATATAGATACAGTGAACTGAATATCAATAAATAATAGAGGATGTGAAAAATCCAAAAGTAATATGTCGACACGATAAAGTAAACTTAGTTACATAAAACAATAGTACCTTTCTTTCACTCATTCTCATGACCATTGTAGTATTGCTATTGCTAAGCATGATACAAACCTTTGTTAGCTATTGCAGTGACAATGAAAATGTGTGACTGAGCACGTGTATTGTTCAGCAGATCACATGATACAAACCTTTGTTAGCTATTGCAGTGACAATGAAAATGTGTGACTGAGCACGTGTATTGTTCAGCAGATCACATATGTATAGGAGTCAACTCGAAAGAGGAAACTATGTAAAAGAATTCTTCAAGGAAATTAAACAACATGGTTCACACTGTATCCATACTATCATCcttgagattgcaaatatgacttaGACGATCATACTGATAAAAAAAATATCACATCTAACTGCGTGTGACCGGAAAGCTCAGAGTGAAACACATTACTAACTAAACTGATAGCTGCAAATGAAAAAGACATAAGCAAGAAATCAGGATTATTTAGATAGCTTGAAAAGTAAGGATTCTAAATCTGAAATAAGCTCTTGAGGGGTGATACATACTGCGTTCTGATGAATGAGTCAAAGCATAATGGAGATATTCACATCCAATGACACTGATGAGACCGAAGACATGAGACGGTGTATCTCTGTGGCATTCAAGTGCCTATTCCTTCACCCAAAGAAAGGTCAACTATGTCGAAAGCTTATCGAGATTTTTGTCATCTGACCTTACATGTAAAATATTTGCAAATGTATCATCTTGGGCTTGTTTAGTCCAGAATAAAACTTGGCTGTGCAAGCATCTTCataccaaataatcgatgctattTCTATTGGGCATCACAGAATACATGGGTTGTGACAATTTTAAATTGTACAATGTTTTCTGCTGATCATAAATCATGGATCAAGTTGGAGGCTTGTAAGTGATGATAACTTGCAAAACTCTGCTGGGTGACTCCTCTTCTACTTGGGAATCTTGTTGCAATCATGTATCCGACCACAACACATATGCTGTAAAATAAAGAAAACCATGTTCATCCATCCTATTGCAGAGTGAACAACAGCATTCTGCAACTCAGCAAGAAGACCGAGGCGTTACAACTCTCTCTACCGAAACATTACATAGAGACTGATTATGAACACAAGCAACACTACCGTCATATGAAGAATCACTCACAGCGAAAATGGAGTGACATACTTGTCCTCAAGCCAGCTTCCCACAAAGCAAATACAGGATGTAGTGCAAAATACAATGTTCCGTCGCGGCTCTCGGTTCCTCAATTACAGTATCTCAGGGAAAAATAAGGTTCCTACACATTTTGTAGTGATAAAAGAATTGTTGGGAGAGTAATATCACCATTTATTAAAATTCTCCCTGCAAGGAAAGCAGAGTCTGGCTCCTAAGATCGACTAAGTACCCTTCTCCATAATGGAACATGCAGTAGCTGAAAGAACCACCTCAAGATGATTGGTCTCCTTGCAGACCATGCTTCTCCTCGAGATGGATGCTTCATCTGATTGTTCAATCCATTTTCCTTGATGCTTCGTCTGATTGTTCCCTATTTGTTTCTTCCCTTCCTTATTTCCCTGTTAAGGGAACTCAATTCTTAAACTTATTTCTCGCTGTTGGCTTATTGATGATTCTGAAGACTGCTTGTTGACACCTAGGAAATTCAAAGGCATAAAGAAATTGAGAGGATTGGGTGTAAaggggcgaggtgggactatttaatAGAAGGAGCAACCATCTTTTCCACAAAAAACACTTGGCTAGCTCAGTTGGTTGTGGCAATAGGTATGTGACACGGAGATGGCTTCGTTGGGCGGGTGTTTTTTCCCAAGAAAATTGAGCGAGGGAGGGTAGGTGAACAGATCAAAAATACCATCAAGTCAAGTTGGTCCTTGCTGCAGCTAGTTGCACCAAGAGTTGCTCTATTACATGTACTGATGCGGGGTAAAAGGATTTAGATTATCTAATGTTATTGTCTAAAACCAAGAAGgaataataaaaataatatttgATCAAGGATGATGCAACTCCTTCAGCAAATTTCCGTGAAGTTCTGCTACCTGGTATAACATGTTTACTATTTGTATTATCACAGCTAACCACTAATGCACACCTTCAGCCAAATAACTACAGAGATGTACAGTGGAACCATTCAGTACCTGTGACCACGGCGGCGATCTTTTTTTGCTGGAACTGTTCTTTTTTTTGCTGGGGCCGGCCAACTTTTTTGATGGAAACATAAATTTGTTCTGTTGGCGGAAAATATAAATAGAGCATTAACTAACAGCAAGGCTATTGGATTTTGAAACCACAATAGTGAAATAAATAGGTAGAAATTCAGAAGAACTGCTATTTAGAACTGTAGTTGTTTAAGTCTGATATTAAAAAGACTAGTGTCTAAGAGTCAAACTACCTAACTGTGGTATTAAACACGGCAATCAAATGTTAAAAAGATCAGCTTTGTGGTACGTCGCAACTTGCAAGCTAGCACACTAAAAACTGAACATATTCTGAAATCTGCATCCACGGGGAGATAAAAGTAACTGTTATACCTTAATAGTAACTGTTAAGAGAAGGAACAAATCTCGCTGGGAGACACCAGATACCATCACAACTTTGAACCTGCCACAAGGGATATTTCCCACGACGTGCCTCTTAAGACCAAATTCAGCAATCAACACCTCGTCAGTTTGCTCTACGAAGTTCAGGCAACCATCATTAGGCACAAAGTCAGCAATCTTCTCCCCGTTCTTCATCAGGTGGTGGACACAAACACACTTAAGGATGACCGAGCTTGGTTGCTTGGCCTCAATAGTGGATACCACACCCGGGTAGCGTGTTGGTCAAGTACTTGCAGATGCTATTGCCGTCGCTCGTGCTCGGACATAGGGTTCGTGGGATTCCCAGTGGTATGTGTGTGTGACCTCGTCAGAATGGGGGTGCAGCAAAAAAAACTGATTCCAATCCACACCTCTTTTAGATAATAGCACAAAAGATGGGAGAAGTTACAACATAAGTACATGATGAAGGTTGATTTGTTATCTCAAAAAGTTAATATGGTTGGTCCATAAAGATGTAGCTACCCTTAAACATAGGCTTAAAAACTGCATTAAATTTTTATGCAGCGATGACAGATGAATAGGGGGCACATGGGATACTGACCTGATACTTCAGAAAAGAATGGTCAACAGTTAGCATTAGAGGATGTCAATTCTTGTTGCGCTTCATTCAGAGATATGTGCCTTGCATCATGTCATACATAACCAGAGGTCCTTTTTCTGTCTAACCAATCTTCCATCGTGACAGAGATATGCTAATGACATTTTTCCGATACCTGACTTTTAGACATAATGGAGGCACAATTACAATGTCTATTCTTCAGATAAAAACAAGAGGGCTTGATGATCCTTATTGAAGATCTGAAACAACTAAAGATATTGTTTGTACAGAAATCAACAATTATATGTTCAATTAGTTGTTGCTAGTAACCAGTTAGTGAATCAAATAACAACGATTTGGAGCTTTAATTAAAGGAATTGGTTCAGTTAAATCTTGAGTCGATGGCTAGGTTGTTACCTGACGAAAACATCATGCTGCCCCTGCCACCGGCCCAACAACTTGAACCCCGTCCTTCTCTGCATTAGGACAAGCCATTACGCCAGTCAGAGATCTAGCTTGTGAACTCTGCCACCATGCGCCTGCTGTATGGCGCCACCATGCATGTGAATTTCAGCAATTTTGTTTTGAGGTGAACACATCACTCTTCTTATTTGTAATTCCTTTTTATAAGCTGTATATAAGAGCAACCATACTGTGCTTTTCTatttaaaaattgaaaaaaaagtcATCTCTTATAGGCATAACAAAAGAAAAGTGGAGGGCACTGTGAACATCAAATTTGTATATTAGCACATCTCATGGGAAATATTTTGCTAATTCATGAATTAATACACATGCATTAGCCATCACATTAGCAAGTCTATAGATACATGCCACTCTGTAGCTGAGAGATTGAAAGCGAGATCTGTTTTCGGTGGCCGATGTGCATCAAATGAGGAACTTTTTGTGGCTGCTCTCCATCGAATAGcaattgaatctcaataccaattaGAGAAGGGAGAGGTCGCAATGCTTATTAGAGAAGGGAGAGGAACTTACAGTAGCTACTCTGCATCAAATATGCCGATGCAACACATGTTATTTCCTTACCTAGGGACTTGTCCCTTCGACCGGCGTCCAACGGCAGCAGTAGCACCACCGGGGCACCAATCCAGCCCCGCAGGATCCCGCCACCTCTTCCTTCCCTTCTTCATCCCGGCTCTCTTTCTGGCCGCACGCAGGACAGCTGCTGCCGCCGTGCACCTCGTCGCCCCCCCCCACGTGGGAGACGGGACCTCCACGTCGTTCCTCGCACCCTCTCCTTCTCCctgcctctcctcctttatatcttCCCTTACCTGTCTTTCTCACAGGTGCAACGCCACCGTCGCCATGAAGAGACCCCGCCGGAGAATGTGTCGGCCAGCATGGCGAACACCTCGAAGATGAGCCCCGTGCCATCGACGCCCGTCAGTTCAAGCACGGTGGCCGTGGCCGCCGGCGGTGACGCCGTTTGTTCGCACGGAGAGGCGAGGTCGAGGAGGATGGTGGCGCGGCGTAGCTGGGGCCTCGGGGTGGCGCGGCGTGGCTGGGGCCTCGGGATGGCGCGCGGAGAGGTGCAACGGTCGTTGCTTGTGGTCGCTGGCGACGACGGGTCGGGCGCCAGCGCACGACGGAATGGGCGTAGCCACCGGCGCAGAGTGGATAAGAGGAAGGAAAGGACTGCGGACTGAATTGAAATTCTTATAGGGTTGTTTCTGTAATAAAACAGGGATGGCAGGTTGATTTCCTGGAAACTGAGGGGCTTTCTTGCAAAACAATCACGACGGACAACCAAGGGCAACCGATTGGTTTATTATACACtaggaaacatgcccgtgcgttgcaacgggagaaacaatCCACCCACATGAACATGTAATTTTTGAACGCATGGCAAAATATTCTAACTAAGATGAAATCAAAAGATAAAATGAGCAAAGCTACAGGATTAACATACATCTCCAGTGACAAGATTAATTGTGCAAAGCAAAAAAGGATAGCTATGTATCAACAGACTTAGCTTGATGCCACATCAATTCACATGTTTGCTGTTTGATCCTCAAATTGACCAatcttgaaaatattttgttgTTGAATAAATATGAACCAAAGGAATCGAACATATAAAATAATTCTAACCAATTAAGAATCTACAATTGACAAATAATCGTGGTGCTAATAGCAGAATGACCATTTTCTTAAACAAATTTTAGAACCAAAGATATTAAATGGGAAACTTCTGGCTTCTGAGATAATGGAACTGGGTCTTCTCATACTGCTCTAGTACATCCTTACCTTTTCATTTAGGACCTGAAAGCTGAAAAGAAGCAAAAAAGAAAGTCAAATTTGTGGTCACCGGAAGCATTTACAATGTAAACCAAAAAATATAGTCTTCCCACGAC is a window of Triticum dicoccoides isolate Atlit2015 ecotype Zavitan chromosome 2B, WEW_v2.0, whole genome shotgun sequence DNA encoding:
- the LOC119365218 gene encoding uncharacterized protein LOC119365218 isoform X2, giving the protein MKKGRKRWRDPAGLDWCPGGATAAVGRRSKGQVPREGRGSSCWAGGRGSMMFSSEQIYVSIKKVGRPQQKKEQFQQKKIAAVVTGVNKQSSESSISQQREISLRIEFP
- the LOC119365218 gene encoding uncharacterized protein LOC119365218 isoform X1; amino-acid sequence: MKNGEKIADFVPNDGCLNFVEQTDEVLIAEFGLKRHVVGNIPCGRFKVVMVSGVSQRDLFLLLTVTIKNKFMFPSKKLAGPSKKKNSSSKKRSPPWSQGNKEGKKQIGNNQTKHQGKWIEQSDEASISRRSMVCKETNHLEVVLSATACSIMEKGT
- the LOC119365218 gene encoding uncharacterized protein LOC119365218 isoform X3, whose amino-acid sequence is MKKGRKRWRDPAGLDWCPGGATAAVGRRSKGQVPREGRGSSCWAGGRGSMMFSSEQIYVSIKKVGRPQQKKEQFQQKKIAAVVTGK